The Pseudanabaena sp. ABRG5-3 genome includes the window ATTGCTGAGAAGAAACAAGCGATCGAGCCTCAAGTCCAATTGCTCAATGAGGAACTAAAAGCAGGTAGCATTACCCCTGATGAATATCAAGCGAAGTTGAAAGAACTTCTCTAATTTTAAATAATGGGAAGCAAAGCGTTCCATTATTTAAAGCCAAAGTTTACACACAAGTTGTCAGCTATATCGTAAAACACAGACAGACTTGTGTGTACAAGGCAATTCTTGAAAAATGAGCAGGTAGGAGAGAAATCGATACCACCACCACGAAGATTAGATTTGAAAGGGTTTCAAGAATCGCCACATTTTGAATTCGCATTTCTGATACCAGAAAATGTAAAGTGAGGTGTGTAAAGTCTAGGAAGTATATAGAGAGACAATCTAGACACATAATTACTTTTGCGATCAAGATTCGGTGCTTGTGAAGCAATTGAAGAGGGTTATTTAGGGATCGGTAGGTGTTACGAAGTGCAATCGCTACGCTATTTCGTTACTAAATTTGTAACCACGAAAGATCTCAAGGCTAGTTAGCGTAAATTGAAGGTAATCGAAATCTGAGGCTGTTCCTATGTTTACCTCATCAAGACTGCGAATCTTAGCAATTGGTTCTGTATTGGTTGGTGGTATTTTTATTGCTGGTTATGCCCGTGGCAATGACTCATCAGCGATTTTCAATCCTTTAAGCGATGAGAAGATCGGGAATAATACTAACGCAGGTAAGCCAGAGACTTTAGCCTCAGTACCTTCAAGAACTTATACTTCTCAAAATTCACCAGTATCGATCGCGATCAATCAAAACGGGAATATTCGCCGCGCTGATGGCAGAGGCTACATCAATGTCGGCATTCGCGAAACCTATAAGATTGAAATTAACTCGCCTAACTATGCCAGTGCCGTTAGCGTAAAAATTGATGGTGTCTCGATAATTGATGGATTGATATGCGATCGCTCTGTCACCTTAGAAAGACCCTATGCGATCGCCAAGCAATTTATCGTTTTAGAAGAAGGTAATCCCGGATTAGATCAAGATGGGGGAGTCAATAACCCCGATCTAGGTTTAATCGAAGTAAAATTTATGCCAATCAAACGTAAAGATGAGATCGCACTAAATACTTTACCCAAGACTCAAAATGCCCCTGCCCCATCTCAAGCTAGGGATGAAGCCGCTAAATCATCTGCTAGTCCAAATCGCGGTACTCCCGTTGGCACGGGATTAAGCGGAACTTCTTCACAGGATTTTATAGCTACTAATGAATGGGTAGAAGCCCCAGAAATTGCACCAATTTATACAAAAAAATATCGCCTAATTGGATTTCGTTCGTCAGAGCCTGTCACGCTCCACAACATGAATCAAAAGAGACTACCAGAGATTTCTGATTCAGTACCTCCTAGATTGTAATGCTTGACTGTGAGCAAATTTCCTCTAGAACACTATGCGATGCTTCAGAATCAAAACTTTTAGTTGATGAATAGGGCTACTGAATATTTAGAGTTGTTGTGTAATCGGGATTTGATATTTGTTGAGACTTGTGTTTTTAATTTGACTGTCATAAAAACTGTAAAACCGCCTCAACTTGTGAATGCAAATCTTGGCATTGTGGAAAAAGAGTTAGCAAAGTCATTAATAATACGCCTTAAATTCGGAAAAACATAATATTCCGTCAGAAATATATCATCTATTTACCTTGCCTGGATCTAATACCAATTCTAAAAATGGCTACGCCATTTTTAGAATTGAAAAACCTTGCTGGAGTCGTTTTTTAATTCCCAGAAGTGTAGTCACACCTCTGGGAATTGATATAAAAAGAAACAGAATTGGGACACTTTTTGAGGTTTGCGGTAAGCCCTACCCAATGGCAGAATAGCAACATCAAATAAGAGTGTTACGATCGCTATTAGCCAATAAGAATAAAAATATAGGGACAAAACTCATGAGATACTACACATTTGGCAATCTGCCCAACGGATCGGGAGGTGATGGCGATCGCTGGTCAGGTGTGCGTTTTTGGCTCACAACGTTACTCATTTTCTGGACATTGAGTACGATTGGGCTAGGTTGGCTAGTTAACTCGTTCTTTATCTTGATTGGTCTTCTTACTTTTGTCCCTATAATTGCCTTTTTCGGTTTGCAATGGTGGGTAAAGCGCAGCATTGTGACAGCAGATTGTCCTGTGTGTGAGGCAAGCTTTACCGCCTCAAGAGCCACCCAATTTCAATGTCCTAACTGTGGTGAACCTTTACAAGAGCAACAAAATAAATTTGTGCGGATTACCCCCCCAGGTACGATTGATATTGATGTCCAAGTAGTTGAGTAATTGAACAGTCTCCCCTCGAAAGCTGTACTTTTCAATCAATATGATAAATATGCTTTAAGTATCCTTTTGCTTTCTAGGTATAAAATACTGTTAGCTCTATAATTTAGCGTTCAGCATAGGATGTCACCATGCCATTGATTGCAACCGATAAGATTGTCAAAGACCTTGAAAAGGCAGGCGCTTTAGCAATGCGAGTCCCCCCTGAAGGTGGTTATGAAGGTCGCTACCAACTCCGCCTCAAAAATGCAGGGTATGAAATTCTCTTCATTACTGCCCGTGGTCTCGGCGATGTAAATAGCTATCTCACAGGTGTTCATGGTGTGCGGCCCTCTCACCTTGGCAAAACCGAAATTCGTACCTATTTTATTCCTCCCGCGATCCAATTCCGTCTCAATGCTTTGCCCCCCAAATCCAAGGGTTTAGTTGTGTGGCTGATTGAAGGAAAATATCTCTCTAAGGAGGAGTTAGAAACGCTCAGTCAAATTCCCGATCGCGATCCGCGTGTCAAAATCGTGATTGAAACGGGTAGCGATCGCCAAGTAACTTGGCAACCACTCAAACAAGCAGTTGCTGCATAATCAAAAGGAGTCGCTTTGCGACTCCTTTTTTAATAAAAAATTGCGAATTTAGTTTTTATAGCTATCGCCAAGTGTACTAGGACATAAAACCCAAGAATTGATTGGCGGCGCTCTGCGCCGCCAATCAATTCTTGGGTTTTGATTTGTTCTAAGACAAGTGACTGTAGCTATATGGCGATAGCTATATAAACAAAAAGGATTCGCCAAGCGAATCCTTTTTGTTTATGCAAATTTAGTCTTTATGTCGAGAGGCTTTGATTTGGTCGATAAAAAATTCCTCTAGGGTTTGACGCGCTAAATCGATCGCGATCGCCTTTGCCCCAATGCTAGCAAGATAGGTTAAAAATTCAGGTAAATCCTTTGCTAACTGTCCATGCCAAGTATCTCCCTGAAAAAAGAGATTTTGTAACCAAGGCTGTAACTCTGCCTCAGTACCACCATGACCACTGACCTGATAGGACTGCTCTGTCCCCAGTAACTCATTGAGAGTTCCTTTAGCAACTAGCTCACCCTTATTGAGAATACCGATGCGATCGCAGATCAGCTCCACATCAGACAAGATATGACTGTTAAAAAATACAGTTTTACCCTGTTTCTTGAGCATCAAAATAATTTCACGTACCTGATAGCGCCCCACGGGATCAAGCCCAGACATCGGCTCATCGAGAAACACCACTTCAGGATCATTAATTAAAGCTTGGGCAACACCAATTCTTTGCACCATCCCCTTAGAGTAT containing:
- a CDS encoding NAD(P)H-quinone oxidoreductase subunit N; the protein is MPLIATDKIVKDLEKAGALAMRVPPEGGYEGRYQLRLKNAGYEILFITARGLGDVNSYLTGVHGVRPSHLGKTEIRTYFIPPAIQFRLNALPPKSKGLVVWLIEGKYLSKEELETLSQIPDRDPRVKIVIETGSDRQVTWQPLKQAVAA
- a CDS encoding ABC transporter ATP-binding protein, with protein sequence MVEVLTNESQKQIIQSHAIVADGLSKVYRTGFWLNQKISSLQSLSLTISKGETFGVLGPNGAGKTTLLKILLGIVQPTSGTGEILGYPLGDRTAKQSIGYLPENAYYYDYLTGWELLDFIGSLFGVEPSLRRQRIADLLDLVGLSQSVARKKQLRQYSKGMVQRIGVAQALINDPEVVFLDEPMSGLDPVGRYQVREIILMLKKQGKTVFFNSHILSDVELICDRIGILNKGELVAKGTLNELLGTEQSYQVSGHGGTEAELQPWLQNLFFQGDTWHGQLAKDLPEFLTYLASIGAKAIAIDLARQTLEEFFIDQIKASRHKD
- a CDS encoding zinc finger domain-containing protein, with protein sequence MRYYTFGNLPNGSGGDGDRWSGVRFWLTTLLIFWTLSTIGLGWLVNSFFILIGLLTFVPIIAFFGLQWWVKRSIVTADCPVCEASFTASRATQFQCPNCGEPLQEQQNKFVRITPPGTIDIDVQVVE